The following proteins come from a genomic window of Flavobacteriaceae bacterium MAR_2010_188:
- a CDS encoding propionyl-CoA carboxylase alpha chain, giving the protein MKKILVANRGEIAIRVMKTAKKMGIKTVAVYSEIDRHSPHVKFADEAVCIGESPSNKSYLVGDKIIEVAKQLGVDGIHPGYGFLSENAEFAEKAEKSGINFIGPGSKAIKIMGSKLAAKEAVREYNVPMVPGTEDAISDVDNAEEIAEEIGFPILIKASAGGGGKGMRVVKSKDELKSQMERAISEAKSAFGDGSVFIEKYVESPRHIEIQIVADKHGNVIYLMERECSIQRRHQKVVEEAPSTVLSQELRQQMGEAAVNVAKSCDYVGVGTVEFLLDDSKNFYFLEMNTRLQVEHPVTEFITGLDLVELQIKIARGEKLKVQQEDIKINGHAIELRVYAEDPKNDFLPSVGNLEVYKIPKGKNIRVDNGFEEGMDIPIYYDPMLAKLITYGKTRAEAIELMISAIHEYEIEGVETTLEFGEFVMKSEAFKSGNYDTHFITKHYSVDSLKQYEMELAKIAALVALKRFKSDQEQLRIPK; this is encoded by the coding sequence ATGAAGAAAATACTAGTAGCAAATAGAGGCGAAATAGCAATTAGGGTTATGAAAACCGCTAAGAAAATGGGGATTAAAACCGTCGCTGTTTATTCTGAAATCGATAGACATTCGCCTCATGTAAAATTTGCCGATGAAGCAGTTTGCATTGGCGAGTCACCTTCAAATAAATCGTATTTAGTCGGCGATAAAATCATTGAAGTTGCGAAACAACTCGGCGTGGATGGGATACATCCCGGTTATGGTTTCTTAAGTGAAAATGCAGAATTCGCCGAAAAAGCAGAAAAAAGCGGAATTAATTTTATCGGTCCAGGTTCTAAAGCCATAAAGATTATGGGGAGTAAACTGGCGGCGAAAGAAGCGGTAAGAGAATATAATGTTCCGATGGTTCCTGGGACGGAGGATGCCATCAGCGATGTTGATAATGCTGAAGAGATTGCCGAAGAAATTGGTTTTCCTATTCTTATCAAAGCCTCAGCAGGTGGTGGCGGAAAAGGTATGCGGGTAGTAAAATCAAAAGATGAATTAAAATCCCAAATGGAACGTGCAATCAGCGAAGCGAAATCGGCTTTCGGTGATGGTTCCGTCTTTATTGAAAAATATGTAGAATCACCTCGACATATTGAAATTCAGATTGTTGCCGATAAGCATGGAAATGTCATCTATCTTATGGAACGCGAGTGCAGTATCCAAAGAAGGCATCAAAAGGTTGTAGAAGAAGCACCGTCAACAGTTCTTAGCCAAGAATTGAGGCAACAGATGGGTGAAGCTGCAGTAAATGTGGCCAAATCTTGCGATTACGTTGGGGTTGGTACAGTTGAATTTTTATTGGATGATTCCAAGAATTTCTATTTTTTAGAGATGAATACCAGACTTCAGGTTGAGCATCCGGTGACTGAATTTATTACGGGATTGGATTTGGTAGAGCTTCAAATTAAAATCGCAAGAGGCGAAAAACTGAAAGTTCAGCAAGAGGATATAAAGATTAATGGACACGCTATAGAATTAAGGGTTTATGCTGAAGACCCAAAAAATGATTTTCTGCCTAGTGTTGGCAACCTTGAAGTTTATAAGATTCCGAAAGGCAAAAATATCCGGGTAGACAACGGGTTTGAGGAAGGAATGGATATTCCTATTTATTACGACCCGATGCTCGCCAAACTGATTACTTATGGAAAGACCAGAGCGGAAGCGATTGAACTTATGATCAGTGCAATCCACGAATATGAAATTGAAGGTGTAGAAACAACCTTAGAATTTGGTGAGTTTGTGATGAAAAGTGAAGCCTTTAAATCTGGCAACTACGACACCCATTTTATAACTAAACATTATTCTGTAGATAGCTTAAAACAATATGAAATGGAATTAGCAAAAATAGCGGCGCTTGTTGCATTGAAGCGTTTTAAATCTGATCAGGAACAATTAAGAATACCCAAATAA
- a CDS encoding biotin carboxyl carrier protein, which produces MKETYRVVVDAEHEFDLSSKDAEQLDIIPNKNGKSHLLVENTSYQTEILDSDFNNNNYTIKINGRKFKVEIHTALDALIDKMGLTVATEKNVNQLIAPMPGLILNINVKVKDEVKENEPLLVLEAMKMENVMVAPRNGTIKSISVNKGQTVNKNDLLIEFE; this is translated from the coding sequence ATGAAAGAAACCTATCGCGTTGTAGTTGATGCTGAGCATGAATTTGATCTAAGCTCAAAAGATGCAGAGCAATTGGATATCATTCCTAATAAGAATGGAAAGAGCCATTTGCTAGTTGAAAATACTTCATACCAAACTGAAATTTTAGATTCCGATTTCAACAACAATAACTACACAATCAAGATTAATGGGAGAAAATTTAAGGTTGAAATACATACTGCTTTAGATGCACTAATCGATAAAATGGGACTTACGGTAGCCACAGAAAAAAATGTGAATCAGCTTATCGCTCCCATGCCAGGTCTTATCTTAAATATAAATGTAAAAGTTAAGGACGAAGTAAAAGAAAATGAGCCATTGTTGGTCTTGGAGGCGATGAAAATGGAAAATGTGATGGTCGCCCCAAGGAATGGAACCATAAAATCGATTTCGGTTAACAAAGGGCAAACGGTAAATAAAAATGATTTATTGATAGAATTTGAATGA